One genomic region from Leishmania mexicana MHOM/GT/2001/U1103 complete genome, chromosome 15 encodes:
- a CDS encoding putative cation transporter: MSSNASKTGTPASLPAEDVTMTSPDRLTNLGTSAFLTPPSFERPSAASELGSSHVPLPPRVQDLANVVLPPASTEARVGNAHSHALRPLEIVESIKGLHELHQNGGLTREEFAQAKQQILDSGASSASTYKSKSKRSRGRRHRRRSRRSRKSSRSTSTSTRTRPSRDARSRATTGVDTRSASHRPSRSSSSSSSSSSSSSSSSNRFIIVPRSNVWRTLNDPIEEGLLGHHERVAYNDAPRLVRSPLVTRGGAVVGFGSRERGGSEEYCAGAHGRHGYQVIPSEDPLTSHVASGAAVPPSMLALAPGTKDATLASPSGSAMGFATAPTVSRGKAKYGAFLHRDDGARAGGPAPHIHAVLNKEDVVCIQYFNSRGGSGNHFRDVELHASQLRDPIFVHKGQSQVIPAKPRTSVTKPSPDEPVMMALPTRESQVFQLAEMTLEERRAWEEMTTTHTSSSTSRRAKSSYFEQSFNWYWVDVTGRDTSRQQYNATLRYLTNRFKLCDSFLVDREHTLVLPQVCESPNHAGQYLLNLRVATEKIAISDDSVMELTNRWIIVVDLKQHIVITLHRVDTHSMANLRSQWKRVIENSNVSFQEFLLKIIDDAIYTYHLSLDVHTALLEKCEAKLFVEKRAVTTPDVSCHYIDKRILHHFAGSSRSPFLRRLLDEQDRSPMNKGEMNNFLHHLHRRTNVQHRMINVTQAVLAKAFTKLRLCSREMEGQMCASCIEISDRALEVRDDAKTLLNLHISLQSFRTTELMAVLTRVTMLFTPVTFLAGVYGMNFQKNFPELTWDYGYAFFWALCIILVIAMHVLFVREH; the protein is encoded by the coding sequence ATGTCGTCCAACGCCTCGAAAACCGGGACGCCGGCGTCGTTACCGGCAGAGGACGTTACCATGACGTCGCCGGATCGGCTGACGAACCTTGGCACCTCCGCCTtcctcaccccaccctccttcGAGCGCCCTAGCGCGGCGAGCGAGCTGGGGTCCAGCCATGTGCCACTACCGCCACGTGTGCAGGACCTCGCCAACGTCGTGTTGCCCCCCGCCTCCACTGAGGCTCGCGTGGGCAATGCGCATTCCcacgcgctgcggccgctcgAGATTGTAGAGTCGATCAAAGGTTTGCACGAGCTGCATCAGAATGGCGGACTCACAAGGGAGGAGTTTGCTcaggcgaagcagcagaTCCTGGACTCGGGTGCGTCCTCGGCGTCCACGTACAAGAGCAAGTCAAAGCGGTCGCGcgggcgccgccaccgtcgccgtagTCGCCGTTCGCGCAAGAGCTCGCGCTCGACCTCTACATCAACTCGCACGCGGCCGTCCCGCGATGCCCGCTcgcgcgccaccaccggtgTTGACACCAGGAGTGCCAGCCACCGCCCCAGCCgttcctcgtcctcgtcgtcgtcatcgtcgtcatcgtcgtcgtcgtccagTAATCGCTTTATTATTGTGCCGCGCTCCAACGTGTGGCGCACCCTCAACGATCCCATCGAGGAGGGCTTGCTCGGCCACCATGAGCGCGTCGCATACAACGACGCGCCGCGGCTCGTGCGCTCCCCGCTGGTGACCAGGGGGGGCGCTGTCGTGGGATTTGGCAgccgtgagagaggggggtcAGAGGAGTAttgcgccggcgcgcacggGCGGCACGGCTACCAGGTGATTCCTTCTGAAGACCCTCTCACAAGCCACGTAGCCAGTGGCGCAGCGGTACCGCCGTCAATGCTAGCCCTTGCACCAGGCACCAAAGACGCCACCCTCGCTTCccccagcggcagcgctatGGGCTTCGCGACTGCACCGACAGTCAGCCGCGGCAAGGCCAAGTATGGCGCCTTCTTGCACCGGGACGATGGAGCTCGCGCCGGCGGCCCGGCACCGCACATTCACGCGGTACTCAACAAGGAGGATGTCGTGTGCATTCAATACTTCaacagccgcggcggctctgGCAATCACTTCCGCGACGTCGAGTTACACGCCTCCCAGCTCCGTGACCCGATCTTCGTTCACAAGGGACAGTCTCAGGTCATCCCAGCCAAGCCGCGTACCTCCGTCACCAAGCCCAGCCCCGACGAGCCAGTcatgatggcgctgccgacCCGAGAGTCGCAGGTCTTCCAGCTGGCAGAGatgacgctggaggagcgccgcgccTGGGAggagatgacgacgacgcacacctcttcctccactTCCCGCAGAGCCAAGTCCTCGTACTTTGAGCAGAGCTTCAACTGGTATTGGGTGGACGTGACGGGCAGAGACACCAGCCGGCAACAGTACAACGCGACACTGCGCTACCTAACCAACCGCTTCAAGTTATGCGATTCGTTCCTCGTCGATCGCGAGCAcacgctggtgctgccgcaggtgTGCGAGTCGCCCAACCACGCTGGCCAGTACCTGCTCAACCTGCGTGTGGCGACCGAAAAGATCGCCATCTCCGACGACAGCGTGATGGAGCTGACGAATCGGTGGATTATCGTTGTGGACCTGAAGCAGCACATCGTCATCACCCTGCACCGCGTCGACACGCACAGCATGGCAAACCTGCGCTCACAGTGGAAGCGGGTCATCGAGAACAGCAACGTGTCCTTCCAGGAGTTCCTTCTCAAGATCATCGATGACGCCATCTACACGTACCACCTCAGCCTCGACGTGCACACGGCGCTCCTTGAAAAATGCGAAGCGAAGCTGTTCGTGGAGAAGCGGGCCGTGACGACGCCGGATGTCTCCTGCCACTACATAGATAAGCGAATTCTGCACCACTTCGCCGGCAGCTCGCGGTCGCCGTTTTTGCGCCGACTGCTGGACGAGCAGGACCGCTCGCCAATGAACAAGGGGGAGATGAACAACTTCCTGCACCACCTGCACCGTCGTACGAACGTGCAGCACCGGATGATCAACGTCACCCAGGCGGTTCTGGCCAAGGCGTTCACGaagctgcggctgtgctcGCGTGAGATGGAGGGGCAGATGTGCGCGTCCTGCATTGAGATTAGCGACCGCGCCCTGGAGGTGCGGGATGACGCCAAGACGCTGCTGAACCTGCACATCTCCCTGCAGAGCTTCCGCACCACTGAGCTGATGGCCGTGCTGACCCGTGTGACGATGCTCTTTACACCGGTGACGTTCCTGGCTGGCGTGTATGGCATGAACTTCCAGAAGAACTTCCCGGAGCTGACGTGGGACTACGGCTACGCCTTCTTTTGGGCCCTGTGCATCATCCTGGTCATCGCCATGCATGTCCTCTTTGTGCGCGAGCACTGA
- a CDS encoding putative actin-like protein, whose amino-acid sequence MNIPLNTVKVLRNVPLPDEASVLHTNAAVLDMGSHTTRLGFAGDTVPRMRQRTCVVKGKATFSDACDVLDHVDDPAAATTVLQNGIIVDWEGYEELLSRVARILDLENVENNTPLLLTEKALVPTHQRQKIAEVLFETHHVVATSFALSPVLSLYASGLGTGVAVELGHDQSHIAPVFQGLSLFHATHFLDVGGADLTRHFTSLMSGVATTHVSVLGSMTPTQRESMWEYIKERHCAVAEDAQVFSEISRAGAVTGSPNGGSPLGSPHSEEDRYREVCVLPDGTALPISGAARFIPGECYFQPSLSPALQQPRDQSTVVDEVLLRTTQAPVSIPELVVDAMQRCDHDLLPTFASHIVVSGGASLLRGLAQRVESDVQTRLASTGGVHSVGSARVYADVERRDAAFVGGSIWASLPAAQALWVTKADYNEVGPMAVVRGCF is encoded by the coding sequence ATGAACATCCCCCTCAACACAGTCAAGGTGCTGCGCAATGTGCCGCTTCCCGATGAGGCGAGCGTGCTCCACACGAATGCCGCGGTGCTGGACATGGGCAGTCACACGACGCGGCTCGGGTTTGCAGGGGACACGGTGCCGCgcatgcggcagcgcacATGCGTCGTGAAGGGAAAAGCAACTTTCTCAGACGCCTGTGACGTGCTGGACCACGTTGATgaccccgccgccgcgacgacggtgctgcagaaTGGCATCATTGTGGACTGGGAGGGGTACGAGGAGCTTCTGAGCCGTGTCGCCCGGATACTGGACCTCGAGAACGTAGAAAACAATACCCCGCTGCTACTGACAGAGAAGGCACTCGTGCCTACGCATCAGCGGCAGAAGATCGCCGAGGTCCTCTTCGAGACCCACCACGTTGTCGCCACCAGCTTTGCCTTGAGCCCGGTGCTGTCCCTCTACGCGTCCGGACTGGGCACCGGCGTAGCCGTGGAACTAGGCCACGATCAGAGCCACATCGCGCCAGTCTTCCAAGGGCTTTCGCTGTTTCACGCGACGCACTTCCTCGACGTTGGCGGCGCGGACCTCACCCGGCACTTCACCTCTCTCATGTCTGGCGTAGCGACCACGCACGTGTCGGTGCTGGGCAGCATGACACCAACACAGCGGGAAAGCATGTGGGAATACATCAAGGAGCGCCACTGCGCCGTGGCCGAGGACGCGCAGGTCTTTTCTGAGATcagccgcgccggcgctgtgACGGGCAGCCCCAACGGTGGCTCGCCGCTGGGAAGCCCGCACAGCGAAGAGGATCGGTACCGGGAGGTGTGCGTTCTGCCCGACGGCACCGCTCTGCccatcagcggcgccgctcggTTCATCCCTGGCGAATGTTACTTCCAGCCATCCCTTTCCCcggcgctccagcagccgcgcgACCAGTCCACCGTTGTCGatgaggtgctgctgcgcacgacACAAGCACCGGTGTCTATCCCCGAGCTCGTCGTGGACGCCATGCAGCGCTGCGATCACGACCTGCTGCCCACGTTCGCTTCCCATATCGTCGTtagcggcggtgcctcgcTGTTGCGCGgactggcgcagcgcgtcgAGTCTGACGTGCAAACTCGCCTGGCGAGCACCGGCGGCGTCCACAGCGTCGGTAGCGCACGCGTGTACGCGGATGTCGAGCGGCGTGATGCCGCCTTTGTGGGTGGCTCGATCTGGgcatcgctgccggcggcacaGGCGTTGTGGGTGACAAAGGCAGACTACAACGAGGTGGGGCCCATGGCTGTggtgcgcggctgcttttAG